ATGTTTCGTACATTAATGTGTATAGAAGTTTAAAACTGAGTTATTGTTGTACTAATAGCTCTTGTAAGTTTAGCTCTACTACAGTCACATGAGAATTTAGTTTCTGTGAGGTAGTGGTGCATAGCCAGATGACTTAGTTCACCTTTTACTGTGTGGCAGATAAACTATTGGTAACAATTGTTGCCAGTGCCCTGCCTACAGAATACTTAGTAATATGCTTACATTCCTGATTGGGGGAGAATTTATTAAATGTGTTTCAATTCTGCCACCTGGTAATTATTTTTGGCAAGCTGGTCAAGTCCTCTCTTAAAATTCTGTGTGCTGACAAGGTCATCAGTGTAGCATTGCTATTCTGACACGTCATTACCTTGCATTATGGTTGGTTGCAGAGGTAATTCAAGTGGTGGTTGGGTGGGAAACAATTCACACAGACTGTGCCACTATTTTGAAGGATACCAGTAAACGGATACATGCAATCCATTTTGGCTTTTTGCAGGAGCATGCTCACAATGACTGGGTGTCATGTGTGCGCTTCTCGCCCAACAACAGCAACCCCATCATTGTCTCCTGTGGCTGGGACTATGAAGTGAAGGTGTGGAACCTGACCAACTGCAAGCTGAAGAAGGCACATGACGAAGACCACAAGGGCTACCTGAACACTGTCACTGTGTCACCTGATGGCTCTCTCTGTGCCTCTGGTGGAAAGGTATTAAGCTTTTTCTTTATCTGGGTGTGGGGGTGGTTTGTTAGAATGTGACTAATCGGGTGAACGGCGCTACGTGCAGGCTGTGGTGGCGCTGTCAATGTTCATGTCCAGTCGTTCACATTGTCTGCCTGCTGTCATTGCATTGCAGATTTTGAAACTTTTTCAAAATGGAGCTTCAGAAACTAATAAGCAATTCGTTTGCGTGGTGCGAACTGTCAAAGCAGGCATTGTCATAAATTGAGATGTTTAATTTAGCAACTTGTAGGCCAATTAGCATGGGTGCGTACAATCGAGGCAAAATTTGAAATTCACATCTGCTTGATTCAGTCCTCaaattgaataaaacatttattcatTATTCGGAAGTTTTGAATATTCACGCGCCCCTAACTTCGTGTAAATTGATGTGTGCCACTGGCAGTGTGTAGGTTTTACTGCAGCACTCGTTCATTTCTGCCGATGCATGCTGTTTCTGTTCTAGCCAGTAAGTGCGCAAGTTAACTTTGTCTGCAGACATATCTGCCAGCCTGGGTCATGCACCTTCTCAGTGGCTTGATCATTATGGCAGTGTCAAAAATTTGGCACAGCGACAGCTTGTTCACTTTCTGTTGTCTCGCTAACTTGAACTTTTGTGGAAACTGCAGCTCGAAGTGCCGCCCTTAAGAATAAAGCACAAATTCCTTCGTACCTTGATAAGCCACTTGCAACTAAAATTTTCACCACAATAATTTATCACCAGCCTTTAGAAAGGCTGACTGCAAGGTGCAGCATAATACCAAATTGGCTGAGTTCTCAGTGCTATTGCCTTTGGTCATTGAAATCAAAAATGGGTGGTTGCATAATGGCAGCACTTCATTCACTGCTGTTGTATCCTCACTGTAGGCTTTTCAGAGTATAGGAATCTGTATGCCCTGTGATTATCGACATGTTTGAAGGTCTTTATGAAGGCCAATGTTGACCACAGTGTCCTGCAAATATGAGGGCTATGCTATTTTTGTAAATTAAGTCTTGTTTCACACGAAAAAGTGTGGCTAACTTGATTCTGTTTCTGGTATTGTAGGACTGCCAGGCAATGCTCTGGGACCTCAATGAGAGCAAGCGCCTGTACACACTGGACCACCAAGACATAATCAATGACCTGTGCTTCAGTCCTAACCGCTACTGGCTCTGTGTGGCCACTGGTGCTGCCATTCGCATCTGGGTAAGTTTGTCATTTGGCTAATATTAATTTCTGCACTGCATGAGAACTCTCCTGTGTGTACCCAGTATACTGTAAGGACACCTTTTTTATCTACTGCTCATGACAGCCAGCTCTGGTGATAATGTAGGCGGAATGCAGCTCAAATTcctgagggaggggggggggggcaaaaatgAGACATTTCACTTCGTGAATATGGGTGATGCGCAAGCATATGGGTGCTATAGTGCACTTGACGCTGTCGgccctcggtgcacctcaactgtccgcatcgcagattgctttcaagatagggttcGCGCGGCCACGCCATAAGCAGCAGCCACCGGAATCCAAGctgatcccccccccccattttcttGTTCAGCCTTTCTTGCATCTACCTTTGTTTGTGTTGAATTAAAGGTTTTCTCGTGTTTTCAAGCTGACAAGGGGCAATGTTGCTTTGTTTAAGTTTTGGGAGGCCTGTGTCGAGCATTTTTGTTTACTTTTCTTTTGTGGCTATGTCTCATGGTGTGCCCTGTGATTACAATACCTGACAACCTTCTTAGAGGTCCTGCTGACCACTTGTGTCCTGCAATTATGAGGGTTTCACCATGATCTCACTTGGCCAAAGCAGTTTTGTAGCCTTGTCTGCACACGTGGTCTGCCCTGCAACCTAGTAATAATTATTTTTTTAGAGATAAGTGCGGAGCTTTTCAGAATTTGTAGTGGTTTTTCAACTGAAAAGTTACTGTGCCACCTTTCAAAACAGGACTTGGAGGGCAAGAGCCTGGTGGATGAGCTGCGACCAGAAGTAATGACAACAAATGCAAAAGCTGAACTGCCCCAGTGCATCTCCATGGCGTGGTCAGCTGATGGCCAGACATTGTTTGCTGGCTACACGGACAACCTGATCAGGGTCTGGCAGGTGTCCATTGGCACCACCCGCTAAGTGCCACAAACTATGAATAAACTCATTTGTGGCATCCTGCTTGCACTTCGTGCTTTGAACCTGGTATTTTTCCCATTTGTACTTTCTGTATTATGACTGCACTGCTTCACTAGAAGTCTTCGTGAAGTAGTCTGTCCAGCACAGGGCTATAGCAATTTGCTGTAGCAAAGTGGCTGTGGAAATCAGTGTTTCATTTTCATTAGCACTGGGGTTGTCTGAAGAAATTATCGGTTCAACCACTGTTCATCAATAGTGACATATTCATTGGGACTCTGATTTTATATCTAAGGTGTTAGTGTCAGCTTCACTACCTTGACCTATGGAAGCTTTGCTTTTGGAAAAAGTTTAG
The DNA window shown above is from Dermacentor silvarum isolate Dsil-2018 chromosome 1, BIME_Dsil_1.4, whole genome shotgun sequence and carries:
- the LOC119437037 gene encoding receptor of activated protein C kinase 1, with protein sequence MSEQLELKGTLRGHNGWVTRIATNPKFPETVLSASRDKTLILWELTKDETSYGIPKRRLKGHGHFVTDVVMSSDGQYALSCSWDKTLRLWDLIVGRTTRRFEDHHKDVLSVAFSADNRQIVSGSRDKSIKLWNTLAQCKYTIEHAHNDWVSCVRFSPNNSNPIIVSCGWDYEVKVWNLTNCKLKKAHDEDHKGYLNTVTVSPDGSLCASGGKDCQAMLWDLNESKRLYTLDHQDIINDLCFSPNRYWLCVATGAAIRIWDLEGKSLVDELRPEVMTTNAKAELPQCISMAWSADGQTLFAGYTDNLIRVWQVSIGTTR